A single region of the Sus scrofa isolate TJ Tabasco breed Duroc chromosome 16, Sscrofa11.1, whole genome shotgun sequence genome encodes:
- the FNDC9 gene encoding fibronectin type III domain-containing protein 9 isoform X1 translates to MRGGYDDHKSVLKQGGVTLDFDSGFRIEMNIEVGNVSYTGAIISWSSSEPCLEDYYHIMYRPNWNSIFSGYLRYSFHHEEKVPRTISSVVLEHLTPSTLYFLCISCKKILFPYRHYCTMFHTLDKSPLAAGSSLVDPQLSLWVLMAILLACFTAVLAFICLQFWCIRCHEPRWSYRAGHMEEANGLVRWPEDAPALGQGEEDLQGLPLVELPRDNSGAAAEAEGQAPPAAAEADQDAPDMGALQREAGELPANVLPHSGE, encoded by the coding sequence ATGCGTGGTGGCTACGACGATCATAAATCAGTCCTTAAACAAGGGGGTGTCACTCTTGACTTTGATTCTGGTTTCAGAATCGAGATGAACATCGAGGTTGGGAACGTTTCTTATACGGGAGCCATCATTTCCTGGTCGTCCTCGGAGCCCTGCCTGGAGGACTATTACCATATTATGTACAGGCCCAACTGGAACAGCATCTTCTCTGGCTATCTTCGCTACAGCTTCCACCACGAGGAGAAGGTGCCTCGAACAATCAGCTCCGTGGTGCTGGAACACCTCACCCCTTCCACCCTCTACTTCCTGTGCATCAGCTGCAAGAAGATTCTCTTCCCCTACAGGCACTACTGCACCATGTTCCACACCCTGGATAAGAGTCCCCTGGCTGCTGGAAGCTCCCTGGTAGACCCCCAGCTCTCCCTGTGggtgctgatggccattctgctggCCTGCTTCACAGCCGTCTTAGCCTTCATCTGCCTCCAGTTCTGGTGCATCCGTTGCCATGAGCCTCGATGGTCGTACAGAGCCGGCCACATGGAGGAAGCCAATGGTCTGGTGAGATGGCCAGAGGATGCCCCagctctggggcagggggaggaagacCTGCAGGGGCTCCCCCTGGTGGAACTGCCACGCGACAACTCTGGAGCTGCAGCGGAAGCAGAAGGCCAAGCCCCTCCTGCAGCTGCTGAAGCTGATCAGGATGCCCCTGACATGGGTGCCTTGCAGAGGGAGGCTGGTGAGCTTCCCGCCAACGTACTGCCTCATTCTGGGGAGTGa
- the FNDC9 gene encoding fibronectin type III domain-containing protein 9 isoform X2 has translation MNIEVGNVSYTGAIISWSSSEPCLEDYYHIMYRPNWNSIFSGYLRYSFHHEEKVPRTISSVVLEHLTPSTLYFLCISCKKILFPYRHYCTMFHTLDKSPLAAGSSLVDPQLSLWVLMAILLACFTAVLAFICLQFWCIRCHEPRWSYRAGHMEEANGLVRWPEDAPALGQGEEDLQGLPLVELPRDNSGAAAEAEGQAPPAAAEADQDAPDMGALQREAGELPANVLPHSGE, from the coding sequence ATGAACATCGAGGTTGGGAACGTTTCTTATACGGGAGCCATCATTTCCTGGTCGTCCTCGGAGCCCTGCCTGGAGGACTATTACCATATTATGTACAGGCCCAACTGGAACAGCATCTTCTCTGGCTATCTTCGCTACAGCTTCCACCACGAGGAGAAGGTGCCTCGAACAATCAGCTCCGTGGTGCTGGAACACCTCACCCCTTCCACCCTCTACTTCCTGTGCATCAGCTGCAAGAAGATTCTCTTCCCCTACAGGCACTACTGCACCATGTTCCACACCCTGGATAAGAGTCCCCTGGCTGCTGGAAGCTCCCTGGTAGACCCCCAGCTCTCCCTGTGggtgctgatggccattctgctggCCTGCTTCACAGCCGTCTTAGCCTTCATCTGCCTCCAGTTCTGGTGCATCCGTTGCCATGAGCCTCGATGGTCGTACAGAGCCGGCCACATGGAGGAAGCCAATGGTCTGGTGAGATGGCCAGAGGATGCCCCagctctggggcagggggaggaagacCTGCAGGGGCTCCCCCTGGTGGAACTGCCACGCGACAACTCTGGAGCTGCAGCGGAAGCAGAAGGCCAAGCCCCTCCTGCAGCTGCTGAAGCTGATCAGGATGCCCCTGACATGGGTGCCTTGCAGAGGGAGGCTGGTGAGCTTCCCGCCAACGTACTGCCTCATTCTGGGGAGTGa